A stretch of DNA from Flavobacterium lipolyticum:
GATAGAATCAATGCTGAGGTCAGCTTCCAGATCCATTTCCATTCCTAACATTTCCTGCGGATAGCCCGTTTTTTCGCATACCACAGTTAACAACAAAGATTTGATATCTCTTGAAGGTACCTGTAATGTTACTTTAGCTATCGGTTTATCGTTTGTAATTACGGTTGCGGCCAGTGGATTAGCGGTCTTATTTTCTACTGTCGCGGCATAAACGGGGATAGGGTTTAGCTGTTGCTGTTGTCCTAAGAAGGAAAGCATGACATCGCGCTGCGCCTGGATCAACATTTTCATACTGTTTAAATATTCCTGTAGTAGGTGTTCTGGGGCAGGTTGTGTATTTGGTGTCTGGATGATTTTGGAGTTTGTCATTTGAATGGGAGTTACGATTGGTAATGCACCATGAGCAGGTAATGTACCTGTGGTTGGATGAGCGGCTTGTCCATTTACACGCCAAATCGTTGGGCTCTTTTGATAAAGATCTGGTTGATCGATTTGGATTAAATTCGCATGTCTGTCTTCAAAAAGTTTATTTAGGTTAAAGGTGCGGCCAGTTCCAAGGTATTGTGCCAACATACAAAGGAGGTGGGTGAGACTGTTATGATTGTTATCCTCAACATGTAGGATCAGTTCCTCTTGATTGAGGCAGGCCTTTGTTAGTCCTGTTAATATTTTTCCGGGACCTACTTCAATAAATATCCTTGCTCCATCGGCATACATGGCCTGGATTTCGTCAACAAAATGCACGGGTTGCACCAGGTGATCGGTTAACTGTGCTTTAATGTCAGATACCGCGCTTGGGTATAAGGCTGCTGTGGTGTTGGACCAAACCGGAATCTGCATTTCCTGAAAAGGAATTTCTTTCAGAACAGTGGCATACAAATCTTTGGATTTGCTCACCAAAGGACTGTGAAAAGCACAGGCAACTTCCAGTTTTTTGGCTGAGATGCGCTCGTTTTTAAGTGCCTCCATGAATTTGTCAATAGCTGCGGTACTTCCGGCAACAACGCATTGAGTTGGTGAATTGTAATTGACAGCATAGCAGTCCTGATGTTGATCCAGAATTGTTTTCAAACGATCTGCATCCAGGTTTACCGCGACCATAGTTCCGGGATCACCATCAGTAATGGCGTCTAGAATAGATTGTGCCCGTTTGCTGCTGAGTTCAACCAACTGTTGTTCGTTAAATACACCGGCAAAACATAAAGCCGGTAACTCTCCATAGCTATGTCCTGCTAACATATCAGGTACAATACCGAATGACTGTAACAACTGAGCTAAGGCAAGATCTACAATACCTAAAAGAGGTTGTGCGAGACGTGTATCCTTAATGGTTTCTTTTTGTTTTTTTAAGGATGCGGTATCAAATGTGGCTGCAGGGAAGACCACTTTTTCTAAATCAGGATATTGTGATATGATTTTTCGCAGGGCTGGAAACAGTACGAACAGATCTCGTGCCATATGAATGTTTTGGCTGCCTTGTCCGGGAAACAAAAATGCAGTTTTACCGGCTCGTTTGTTGACCATAAAAATATCTTTACTTTCAATGCCTGTTAACAAGAGTTCGATTTTCATCACCAGATCTTCGGCTGTATCTGCAACAATGCTCAGCTGAATCGGTTTCTCTGAACCCACGGCTAAGCTGTAGGCAATATCTTTTAAAGATAAACTATCATTGATTTCCAATAAAGTTTTTACCTGTTCCAATTGAATTTTGGCGGCATCATAATTATCCCCTCGGAAGACGAATAATTCGGAGGGCCAGTATTGTAGAATGGCGGCTTCTTCTTTTTGTGGATGATTTTCGATTACCATATGAAAATTGGTACCACCAAAACCGAAGGCACTAATCCCTGCATAACGTTCTTTTTCGGACCATAATCCTGTTTTTGCATGAAAAGCAAAAGGACTTGTGTGGGCATCGAAGTAGGCATTGGGCTGTTGAAGATGAAGGGTAGGAGGTTTTACTCCGTGGTATACAGACATAGTGGCTTTGATAAGTCCGGCCAGACCGGCAGCACATTTGGTATGCCCAATTTGAGTTTTTACAGAACCAAGATGGGTTTGAGATGGTAAAGCCCCGGATTTTAGAAATAGATTGGTTAGTGCTGTAAGCTCCGTTTTGTCTCCGACTACTGTTCCGGTACCATGCGCTTCAACTAAACCAACTGTAGCGGCACTGATACCTGCCTGATCATAGGCACGTTCCAATGCGCGTACCTGACCGATTTTTCGCGGTGCGGTAAGACCAAGAGCTTTACCGTCGCTCGATCCTCCGACACCTTTAATAACCGAATAAATACGGTCACCATCACGAAGGGCATCTTCATATCGTTTTAAGACTAAAATAGCGACCCCTTCGCCTAGCGCAATACCGTCGGCAGTACTGTCAAATGTTGCGCAGCGCCCTTTGCGGGAGAGGGCATGTGTGCTGGAAAACATCAGATAATCGTTGATACCGTTATGCAAATCTGCTCCTCCGGTAAGTACCATATCCGATTTGCCCAGGATCAATTCCTGACATGCCAGATCAATAGCCGCTATTGATGAAGCACAGGCAGCATCAACGGTAAAATTTCGTCCTCCAAGATCCAGACGGTTGGTGATTCTGCCGGCAATTACATTGGCCAATATACCCGGAAATGAATCCTCCGTGGTTTGTGGAAATGCTTTTTCTACTTCTTCGTGAAGCTCTCCAAAAACCTGTTTGTAATAACCTCTGAAACTGTAGCTGTTGGCAAGATCGTTTCCACCTTCAGCACCAATTATAACCGATATATTTTCTCTGTTGATTTGTTTTTCACCATAACCCGCATCTTCCATTGCACGTTTGGCAACGAGTAAAGTTAAAAGCTGCGTTGGCTCTATCGCTGCAAGAGATTGTGGCGGAATACCAAATTCTAACGGGTCAAAATCTATTTTTGGAATAAAACCGCCCCATTTTGAATGTGACACATCCGAACCATTAGAATCAGGCTGATAATAGAGGTCTTTATTCCATCGTTCCTCGGGTACTTCCGTAACACAGTCTTTTCCAAGAATGATATTGCGCCAGTATTCTGCTAAATTTTTGGCACCCGGGAACACGCATTCCATCCCTATAATAGCGATGTCCAGTGCTTTTTCGGCTGATGAAGGTTTTTCCGGCAGTTCGGCCTGTTCAATGTATTTTTGATTTTCGATAGCAACGTTATGATGGAGTGATTCCAGTGTAATCACCTGATTGTGCATGGTGGCTACCTGCCCAATCATATACATGCCTAAATCAAGTTGTTGGTTTTTAGGTATCGTTACGAGTGCATCACCTTGGCGGTCAATGCCTTTTGCGGCAATTCGGAGACGTCCTACATTCAGTTTTTCAAGCTGTTCCCAAATTTGCTTTTTGTCCGTTCCAAGGGCTAGTAACTTTTTCTTTTCATTGTCGAAATGTAGAGCGAATGTCGTATTTAAACAACGTGTTTCATGACCCGGTGCCGTTTCCAGCAAGACGGTATCTTTGGCTTTCATTGCTTGCTGCTGAAATTCTTGCTGAATAGCTCCTGTACTCACTGCTTCTTGTGTATACAAATAGGCTGTTCCCATTAATACACCGACCTTAACCCCTCGGGCTGCGAGAGTGGCGGTCATAATAGATACAAAGGCTGTGGAAAAAGCATCATGGATTCCGCCGGCAAAAAATACACTTATATTTTCCGGCTGATCTTCTTTTAAAATACGTTCAATTTGTTTTTCCCAAAGTACTGTGCTGGAGAGCGGACCAACATGTCCACCACATTCCCGACCTTCAAACACGAAGTTTTTGGCACCTTCTTTTAGGAAAATATCCAATAGCGCTGGGGAAGGTACATGTAAAAACGTGGTTATACCGGCTTTTTCAAATACTTTAGCTTGTGCAGGCCGACCTCCTGCGATCAATACTACGGGAGGTTTGGCTTCAAGGATATAGGCGGTTTGTTCTTCTCGTAATTCTTGTGGCGCAAAACCTAATATCCCTACACCCCAGGTTTTATCGCCGGCCAGTTTTTGAGTTTCGATGACTAATGCTCTTGCTTGTTCTCCTTTGAGTAAAGAAAGAGCTATAAAAGGTAAAGCTCCTGTTTCGGCTACTGCATTGGCAAATGCCGGAACATCACTTACGCGGGTCATCGGTCCCTGGGCGATCGGGTAGCGTAGACCAAGTTGTTGGGCTAATGGATTATTTTCGTTAATAATTGCAGATGCTTTCGCTTGTTTAAGATGACCGTATAGGGCTTCATGAAATCCAAAAATCAATTTTTTTAACGTTTTGAAATTTTCATACAGCTCTGTAGCTAAAGCAATGTCTTGCCCCATCGGGATGTAACTTTTCTCAGGATCGAGGTCATTAAAGTATTGCCCTAACTCTTCGATAGAAACATTTTCAGATAAAACAGGCGAATTGGGCCTAACCAATACGCGATGCTGG
This window harbors:
- a CDS encoding type I polyketide synthase produces the protein MKNSTIIGLTPFEKPDVNLMSQLFQAGAFPVLSLGHDIEIAQEALHQLDGNSIPSYGIYLTSDRLTSLQLPEQVSLAILPFGISVEIYPNVSRIYQVTSLEQAREAEQLGAVGIIVKGNEAAGLVGYESTFVLFQRVIQEIKTIPVWVQGGIGLHTAAAVKALGAKGIVLDSQLALYPESSVPQELKNLCSKLNGTETKIIAQHRVLVRPNSPVLSENVSIEELGQYFNDLDPEKSYIPMGQDIALATELYENFKTLKKLIFGFHEALYGHLKQAKASAIINENNPLAQQLGLRYPIAQGPMTRVSDVPAFANAVAETGALPFIALSLLKGEQARALVIETQKLAGDKTWGVGILGFAPQELREEQTAYILEAKPPVVLIAGGRPAQAKVFEKAGITTFLHVPSPALLDIFLKEGAKNFVFEGRECGGHVGPLSSTVLWEKQIERILKEDQPENISVFFAGGIHDAFSTAFVSIMTATLAARGVKVGVLMGTAYLYTQEAVSTGAIQQEFQQQAMKAKDTVLLETAPGHETRCLNTTFALHFDNEKKKLLALGTDKKQIWEQLEKLNVGRLRIAAKGIDRQGDALVTIPKNQQLDLGMYMIGQVATMHNQVITLESLHHNVAIENQKYIEQAELPEKPSSAEKALDIAIIGMECVFPGAKNLAEYWRNIILGKDCVTEVPEERWNKDLYYQPDSNGSDVSHSKWGGFIPKIDFDPLEFGIPPQSLAAIEPTQLLTLLVAKRAMEDAGYGEKQINRENISVIIGAEGGNDLANSYSFRGYYKQVFGELHEEVEKAFPQTTEDSFPGILANVIAGRITNRLDLGGRNFTVDAACASSIAAIDLACQELILGKSDMVLTGGADLHNGINDYLMFSSTHALSRKGRCATFDSTADGIALGEGVAILVLKRYEDALRDGDRIYSVIKGVGGSSDGKALGLTAPRKIGQVRALERAYDQAGISAATVGLVEAHGTGTVVGDKTELTALTNLFLKSGALPSQTHLGSVKTQIGHTKCAAGLAGLIKATMSVYHGVKPPTLHLQQPNAYFDAHTSPFAFHAKTGLWSEKERYAGISAFGFGGTNFHMVIENHPQKEEAAILQYWPSELFVFRGDNYDAAKIQLEQVKTLLEINDSLSLKDIAYSLAVGSEKPIQLSIVADTAEDLVMKIELLLTGIESKDIFMVNKRAGKTAFLFPGQGSQNIHMARDLFVLFPALRKIISQYPDLEKVVFPAATFDTASLKKQKETIKDTRLAQPLLGIVDLALAQLLQSFGIVPDMLAGHSYGELPALCFAGVFNEQQLVELSSKRAQSILDAITDGDPGTMVAVNLDADRLKTILDQHQDCYAVNYNSPTQCVVAGSTAAIDKFMEALKNERISAKKLEVACAFHSPLVSKSKDLYATVLKEIPFQEMQIPVWSNTTAALYPSAVSDIKAQLTDHLVQPVHFVDEIQAMYADGARIFIEVGPGKILTGLTKACLNQEELILHVEDNNHNSLTHLLCMLAQYLGTGRTFNLNKLFEDRHANLIQIDQPDLYQKSPTIWRVNGQAAHPTTGTLPAHGALPIVTPIQMTNSKIIQTPNTQPAPEHLLQEYLNSMKMLIQAQRDVMLSFLGQQQQLNPIPVYAATVENKTANPLAATVITNDKPIAKVTLQVPSRDIKSLLLTVVCEKTGYPQEMLGMEMDLEADLSIDSIKRVEIIGALRNELGILNSDHENEDTVMEQLAAIKTLNGLVSWLTEYTGTVGSVTTKNESSPVAPVAADKTTVTLAELQTAILDIVSEKTGYPKEMLGLDLDLEADLSIDSIKRMEIISDLKNKIGFGDDKEQADDLMEKLAAIKTLNGLAAWISEMSTTEPVQSLLTRLRFDLVPTLISEAQNTEILKGKRFAIVPDNGTQTLAIKTILEQYGAITELVHNEQNLTLFDGLIITDIYSATVKHSIIDHVGLIKKMDLEKAQWIYLITDIPAHVEELKDTRALRHYQGYPGLFKSLAREFEQTNFRLISLHTAQETNQIAEIALREILTADQSVEVIYKNNQRHKVDIIPSPLLTTLDEAHIQLDQKSVVLVLGGGQGITAELVKHMSAAYPCTYVLVGRSADPREVITDSKALELMESKEEIRSYFIKTGNFSAPSEIEKETLRIFKNNQILRTIRHMEQLGNKVVYQSLDVCDEEGLTQLIHDIYKQYGQLDGVIHGAGLLEDKLFRQKTTSSFERVFDTKVKPLRVLAEQLRSDCQFVVLFSSIASVYGNKGQTDYAAANSVLDDYARVLNKRLKGKVLSINWGPWKGAGMVSSSLENEYERRGISLIPLEEGKEHFLNEIKYGTESQVLIMSGKNW